The following proteins come from a genomic window of Papaver somniferum cultivar HN1 unplaced genomic scaffold, ASM357369v1 unplaced-scaffold_65, whole genome shotgun sequence:
- the LOC113343652 gene encoding cystinosin homolog produces MEKWNSITLEIVYYVLGWISFFSWTFGFYPQIILNYRRKSVVGLNFNYLVLNLTKQSSYLIYNASLFISPAVQKQYHDKYGFGEMIPVAASDVAFSTHSILLTSFALCQVLVYERGSQKVSRLTIGITAAVWVTVLVCLFIAWPHQSWLWLLSVLNTIQVTLAVIKYIPQALLNFTRKSTEGLAIGIILLDFLGGVTNSTQMITQSIDQGSFENFRGNSGKILLCLIPNILPLMIFS; encoded by the exons ATGGAGAAATGGAATTCTATCACACTCGAAATCGTCTACTATGTTTTGGGTTGGATTAGTTTCTTCTCCTGGACTTTTGGTTTCTACCCACAAATTATTCTTAATTACAGAAGAAAAAG CGTTGTGGGGCTTAATTTCAATTACTTGGTTTTAAATTTGACTAAGCAGTCGTCTTATCTCATCTACAACGCTTCTCTCTTTATTAGTCCTGCTGTTCAGAAACAATACCACGACAAATATGGATTTGGAGAG ATGATACCTGTAGCTGCCAGCGATGTAGCTTTCTCTACTCATTCTATTCTGTTGACATCATTTGCCTTGTGCCAAGTTCTTGTCTACGAA CGTGGAAGTCAGAAGGTCTCCAGACTTACAATTGGAATCACTGCAGCAGTGTGGGTTACTGTTCTTGTTTGTCTGTTCATAGCTTGGCCTCACCAAtcttggctatggctgctatctGTCCTCAA CACAATACAAGTCACCTTGGCGGTCATCAAATACATTCCCCAG GCACTCTTGAACTTCACGCGAAAGAGCACCGAAGGATTAGCCATTGGGATCATTTTACTTGATTTTCTTGGAGGTGTAACAAACTCTACGCAAATGATCACACAGTCTATAGACCAAG GATCTTTTGAGAACTTTCGTGGGAATTCGGGGAAGATCCTGCTTTGTTTGATACCGAACATTCTGCCTCTTATGATTTTCAGTTAA